Below is a window of Mycolicibacterium chitae DNA.
CGCTCCAAGGAGTTGCAGAGCAATGGCTGAACTGAAACTGGGTTACAAGGCGTCGGCGGAGCAGTTCGCGCCGCGTGAGCTCGTCGAACTGGGTGTCGCTGCCGAAGAACACGGCATGGACAGCGCCACCGTTTCCGATCACTTCCAGCCGTGGCGGCACGAGGGCGGACACGCCCCGTGGTCGCTGGCCTGGATGACTGCGGTCGGCGAGCGCACCAAGCGGCTGCAGCTGGGCACCTCGGTGCTGACCCCGACTTTCCGCTACAACCCGGCCGTCATCGCCCAGGCGTTCGCCACCATGGGGTGTCTGTACCCGAACCGGATCTTCCTCGGGGTGGGCACCGGTGAGGCACTCAACGAGATCGCCACCGGCTACGAGGGTGAATGGCCCGAGTTCAAGGAGCGCTACGCCCGGCTGCGCGAGTCGGTGCGGTTGATGCGTGAGCTGTGGCTGGGTGACCGGGTGGACTTCGAGGGTGAGTACTACAAGACCAAGGGCGCCTCGATCTACGACGTGCCCGAGGGCGGTATCCCGATTTACATCGCCGCCGGCGGGCCGCAGGTGGCCAAGTACGCCGGCCGGGCCGGGGACGGGTTCATCTGCACCTCCGGCAAGGGCGAGGAGCTCTACAAGGACAAGCTGATCCCGGCCATGCGCGAGGGCGCCGAGGCCGCCGGCAAGAATCCCGATGACGTCGACCGGATGATCGAGATCAAGATCTCCTACGACACCGATCCGCAAGCCGCGTTGGAGAACACCCGGTTCTGGGCGCCGCTGTCGCTGAGCGCCGAGCAGAAGCACTCCATCGATGATCCGATCGAGATGGAGAAGGCCGCCGATGCGCTGCCCATCGAGCAGGTGGCCAAGCGGTGGATCGTCGCCTCGGATCCCGACGAGGCCGTGGCCAAGGTCAAGGATTACGTGGACTGGGGACTCAACCACCTGGTGTTCCACGCACCCGGGCACGATCAGCGTCGCTTCCTGGAGCTGTTTCAGCGGGATCTAGAACCACGCTTGCGCAAACTGGGCTGACACCGGCACTAGTCGGCGGCGGTTCTTGCGACGTAACCGCTGAACTTATTGCGCAGGGCGGCAACGGCGTTCATGGTAGGAGAGCCGTCCTCGCAGGTGCGGAACAGGTCGACCAGCGTCCCCGGCGGTGGTGGATACCAGCACTCCCAGTTCGATGATCTCTTCTACTGTTTCGCAGGCCTTAATCGAATCCTCGGTGCATCCGCTGATACAGCCGACCTTCGTCGTCGCTGCGGCCGGCCATGAGGCCGTAGACCTTGGTCAGGCGATGCGTGGTCCGGACGAAACTCGGCCGGCGCGGCAGGTGCTGCGACATGTTGATCTCGCTTCGTTGGTGGCGGTAGCCCGCCAGTTGGCGCATGCCAAAGGTCGTTCGTTGAGAAACTTAGTGGCACAACGATCTTCGGGTGATAAGCGCTTCATGTACGCTGCGGTTGCAGGCGCGGCCGGTCAGTCAAAACCTCGGATCGTTGTCACGCAGAATAACGCTGTGCTGCGTCCTCGAAGCGCACCGAGAAAGGGGATGGTCATGGCAGATCATATTGGAACCGGAGACATCACAGCTACCCTTCCCTGGGAAGCGCTGGTTCGTCATCGTGAGGCCATCGCGTCGAAGAATCTTCGGGAGCTGTTCGCCGACGATCCCGCCCGCGGCACCGAGCTCACCCTCACCGTCGGCGACCTCTACATCGACTACAGCAAGCACCGTGTTACCCGTGAAACCCTGGCGCTGCTGGTCGATCTGGCGAACGCCGCGGACCTGGTGGGCGGCCGCGACGCGATGTTCGCCGGGACACACATCAACACCTCCGAGGACCGGGCGGTGCTGCACACCGCACTGCGGTTGCCGCGCGACGCGAGCCTGACGGTCGACGGCCAGGACGTCGTCGCCGATGTGCATTCCGTCCTCGACGCGATGGGTGACTTCACCGAGCGGTTGCGGTCCGGGCAGTGGACCGGCGCGACCGGCGAACGGATCACGACGGTGGTCAACATCGGGATCGGCGGGTCCGATCTGGGCCCGGTGATGGTGTACGACGCGCTGCGGCACTACGCCGACGCCGGTATCGCGGCCCGGTTCGTGTCCAATGTCGATCCGGCCGACCTGGTCGCCAAACTCGACGGATTGAACCCGGCCACAACACTTTTCATCGTCGCCTCCAAGACGTTCTCCACCCTGGAGACCCTGACGAACGCGACCGCGGCGCGGCGCTGGCTCACCGCTGAACTCGGCGATGACGCGGTGTCCAAGCACTTTGTCGCGGTGTCGACGAACGCCAAGCTGGTCGAGGAGTTCGGCATCGACACGGCGAACATGTTCGGTTTCTGGGATTGGGTCGGCGGACGGTACTCGGTGGACAGCGCCATCGGCCTGTCGGTGATGGCGGTGATCGGCCGGGAGCGGTTCGCCGAATTCCTGGCCGGATTCCATCTGGTCGACGAGCACTTCCGCACCGCACCGCTGGCCGAGAACGCGCCGGCCCTGCTGGGCCTGATCGGGCTCTGGTACAACAACTTCTTCGACGCGCAGTCCCGTGCGGTGCTGCCCTACTCCAACGACCTGTCCCGGTTCGCGGCGTATCTGCAGCAGCTGACCATGGAGTCCAACGGCAAATCGGTGCAGGCCGACGGATCCCCGGTGACCACCGACACCGGCGAAATCTATTGGGGCGAACCGGGAACCAACGGGCAGCACGCGTTCTACCAGTTGCTGCACCAGGGCACCCGGTTGATCCCGGCGGATTTCATCGGGTTCAGTGAGCCCACCGACGACCTGCCGACCGCCGACGGCACCGGCAGCATGCACGACCTGCTGATGAGCAACTTCTTCGCCCAGACCCAGGTGCTGGCCTTCGGTAAGACCGCCGAGGAGATCGCAGCCGAGGGAACCGCCGCCGACGTCGTGCCGCACAAGGTCATGCCGGGCAACCGCCCGACCACCTCGATCCTGGCGACCAAGCTGACACCGTCGGTGGTCGGCCAGTTGATCGCGCTCTACGAGCATCAGGTGTTCACCGAGGGTGTGATCTGGGGTATCGATTCGTTCGATCAGTGGGGTGTGGAGCTGGGCAAGACCCAGGCCAAGGCGCTGCTGCCGGTCATCACCGAGGCCGCATCCCCCGCACCGCAGAGTGACACCTCGACCGATGCACTGGTACGCCAGTACCGCACGCAACGCGGCCGCACTCCCTGAGTAAAACGGCGGAACACGCGTATCCGCTGACCGGCGGCGCGTTTCTCCAGATGGCGGAAGACCAAACCACGCCTGCACAGACTCGGCTGGATCAACGAAATCGTTGTGGTCGGCCGGGACCATAGAGCTGTGTGAACGCATGCCGCGGCTGGGTGCGGATTTGTCTGGTCCCTCAGGGCGGTCGCAGCCTCGCCGCTCACCGGCGGCGTAGATGTCCGTGATTTTGTGAAGCGAACGAGTCGTTCCGACAGACCATTCGGAGTCGTGTCATGCCAGTTTAGTGACCATTCTGTAGTCGACGTGTCGTGATTCGACTATGACTCGGCGTGGCCGCAGCACGGCCGGCTTATGGACGATTCGGTGAGGTCGTGAGTCTGCTTCTGTCCTGTCGTTCGCGGCGACCACGCGATTGGATTGGTGTCCGGCGTCACAGCGCAATGCTGATTGCGTAGCCGACCACCACGCCGAATCCACGGGAGACGTGATGCCTGCAGAATCGACCGCGAACAGGCCACCTGCGCCAGAACTCGCAGCGACAGCAGAAACGCCGGCTCCGACCTCCTCACCGCTGAAGGCCGCCATTGCCAGTCTGGTGGGTACGTCGATCGAATGGTACGACTACTTCGTCTATGGGTTGGCCGCGGCCCTGGTTTTCGGTCCCCTGTTCTTCCCGACATACTCGGCCGGCGCGGGAACCCTAGCCGCATTCGCCACCTATTCGGTCGGCTTTCTGGCACGTCGGCTGGGCGGCGTGGTGATGGGACACTTCGGTGACAAAATCGGGCGCAAGTCAATGCTGGTCACATCGCTTCTGTTGATGGGCTTCTCAACGGTCGGCATCGGACTGCTACCGACGTACGAGACGATCGGGGTGTGGGCGCCGATTCTCTTGGTGAGTTTGCGATTCCTCCAGGGTTTCGGCGTCGGTGGCGAGTGGAGCGGCGCGGTGCTGATCGCGGTGGAGCACGCCCCGGCAGCACGCAGAACCTTTTACGGAAGCTTCCCTCAAATGGGTGTGCCCGCCGGGTTGATCCTGGCCAACGTGGTGTTTCTCGCCGTGACTGCAGCGATCAGCCCCGAGGCTTTCATTTCGTGGGGATGGCGGATTCCTTTCTTGGGCAGTGCAATATTGATCATCGTCGGGCTGGTGCTCCGGCTGAAACTGGACGAGACACCTGCATTCAAGACTGTGATGAACGAACGCGCCGAGCCGCGACTCCCGATCGTTGCGGTCATCCGTGACCACTGGTCAGAGGTCGGGCTCATTGCAGGGGCGTTCATCGGGATCAACGCCGTCGCTTACATTTTCATGGCCTACCTTCTCAACTACTCGACGACGGCATTGAATCTGGACCGTACGGTCATCCTGATCGTCAGTCTGCTGGCTGCCGGTGTGTGGTTGGTCGTGACTCCGGTCGCGGCTGGACTGTCCGACCGAATCGGGCGGCGTCGAGTCCTGACGATCGGCTCGGCGGCTCTGTGTGCCTGGGCGCTGGTCCTGTTCCCGTTGGTCGACACGCGCTCGACGGCCGCGATCGTGCTGGTCATGGTAGGAGTCGCGGTCGCTATGGGAATCGTCTACGGGCCGATGGCCGCGCTCTTCGCCGGTCTGTTTCCGGCCGAGATCCGCTACAGCGGAGCCTCGATCGGCTATCAGATCGGTTCGATTCTGGGCGGCGGAATCGCGCCCACGGTGGCGACCGGCCTTTACACGGCGACCAACACGAGTCTGTCCATCACGATCTACCTCGGCGTGGTGACCACACTGAGTCTGCTTTGCCTGACGGCTCTCACCCGTCAGACACGTCCCACGTGGACCAACTGATGTTTGTACGACCCGTTGAGCGGAGCAGGAAGAGGCGTTGATGAATCAACTCGAAGAACCGATGACCAAGTATCGCACCGTTGACTCGGCTGAGTGCATCAACCTCGGGCAACTCCGCGAATTGCAGCTTCAGCGGCTGCGACGGACGCTGCATCACGCATACACGAATGTGCCGTTCTATCGGCACAAATTCAACGAACTCGGTGTCCACCCCGATGATTGCCGCTCGTTGGACGACCTGGCGAAGTTTCCTACGACGACGAAGGCTGATCTCCGCGACAACTACCCATTCGGCATGTTCGCCGTGCCGCAGGACCAAGTCCGGCGCATTCACGCTTCGAGCGGAACAACTGGCGAACCCACTGTGGTGGGCTACACCGCGAATGACATCGAGACTTGGTCGAACCTGGTGGCCAGGTGCATCACGGCGGCAGGTGGGCGCGCAGGTCATAAGATTCACATCGCCTACGGATACGGACTTTTCACCGGCGGCCTCGGAGCTCACTACGGTGCCGAGAAGCTCGGTTGCACGGTTATCCCGGCATCCGGAGGAATGACGGCACGGCAGGTTCGGATCATCAAGGACTTCGAACCGGACATCATCATGGTGACACCGTCCTACATGCTGACCCTCTTGGACGAATTCGACCGTCAGGGCCTGGACGCGCGCGAAACCAGCCTATCCATAGGAATTCTGGGTGCGGAGCCTTGGACGGAAGAAATGCGCTCGGAGATCGAATCTCGCACTGGCATAGACGCACTCGACACCTATGGCCTCTCCGAGGTGATGGGGCCGGGCGTCGCGCAGGAGTTTCGCGACACCAAAGACGGTCCGCATATCTGGGAGGATCACTTCATCCCGGAGGTCCTGGACCCGGCGACCGGTGCGGTGCTTGATGACGGTGTCGAGGGAGACCTGACCTTCACCTCGCTCACCAAAGAGGCATTTCCCGTAATACGTTATCGAACAAGAGATCTCACGACGCTACTCCCAGGAACTGCGTGCGAGAACTTTCGGCGGATCGCCAGGGTCGCGGGCAGGTCCGACGATATGATCGTCCTGCGAGGGGTGAACCTATTTCCCACACAGATCGAGGAGCTAGTAGTCCGTAGCAGTGACCTCTCGCCTCACTTCCGACTCATCCTGTCGAAGAGTGGGCGGCTCGACCGATTGGCAGTGGAGGTCGAGATGAGAGGCGACCGCACGGCCGAGGCGGGGGTCCGGGCTGCGGCAGAGCTCGAGGCAAGTATCAAGAACTCGATCGGTGTCAGCGCTGCTGTAGCGATCGTCGAGAGTGGTAGCTTGCCACGATCCGACGGCAAGATCAACCGGGTCGTGGACCAAAGGAGGTAGCAGTCGGCAACCCGCGCGCCATTTGTCGATATGGGGCGGATCGACGGGGCCGGTGCCTTAAGATCGGGACCGTCGGACGCTCTCGAAGTCGTGAAAGTACGGCTTCCGGCGGGTTCGATGAATGGTAGCCGGCGCGCGACGCCGCAAGGTTGTTGAAAGAGCATCGGTAACAGTGCCCACGTCATCCTCGCACTACTTCAAAGAAACCATCAAGGGCGCGGAACGCCGAGGTATCGACGCGGACCTTTTGCTACGTGACGTCGGATTGACACGGCGTGAGGTCTTCGATCCAGCTTGGCGTGGCGACGTCACCCTGTTGGCTCGGTTGGTGCAACTCGTGTGGTACGCGCTCGACGACGAACACATGGGCTTCCTCGCGCGGCCCGCGAAACCCGGAATCTTTGCGCTGATGACGCACACTCTGATCGCAGAGCAGTCGGTCGAGCAGGCGCTGCGCAAGGGGGTCTTGTTCTACAACCTGACGCAACACGAGTCGATGGAAATGGCACTGAGCAAGACCCCCACCACTGTTCGACTCGAAATCCGGTTTCTCGAACCGGATTTGGATCCAACGCACTATTTTCTCGAGTTCTGGGCAACTATCTGGTATCGGTTGGTCGGCTGGCTTGCCGGCGGTGTGCCTCCGTTGCGGGAAGCTACGTTTTCCTATCCCCGTCCTGCTCATTACGCTCACGAGCTTGCGTATATTTTTCGATGCCCGCACATCTTCGACAGCACCGCGACGACGCTGGTCTTTGACCGTGAGTTCCTGCAGAAGCCGATTGTGCGTGATCGAGCGGAGCTGAAGCGCTTCCTCTCTCTGGCTCCGTTGGGATTCATGACCGTCCCCGAAGACGAGTTCAGCACCGCCCGACAAGTGCGGGCAGCGCTTCTTGCAGGACATGCTCTGCCGCTGAACTTTCCGCCTCTGCCGGAAGTAGCCCGTCAACTGACGATGACCGAGCAAACCATGCGCCGGCGATTGCGTGACGAGTCGACGTCCTACCGTGCGATCAAGGAGAACATCCGCCGCGACATCGCGGTACACCGCCTACTGTCCACGTCCATGGCCGTGGAGCGAATCGGTGAGCTGGTTGGTTACCGTGAAGCACGCGCCTTCACGCGGGCATTCAAGCAGTGGACGGGGGACAGTCCAACCGCTTACCGAGATCGCCTCGCCAAACAGTTCCGAACCCCGGACTCCGAGGCGTGACAGTTTCCGTGCACTGAATCGTCGCCTTTGGTCCTGTATCGGAATCCATTCGCGGGCTTACCTTCAGAGGACACCTCGTAGCAAGGAGCTTGTGAATGCGGATCGAAACTCTGTTGCCACTGGGGAAGGTCGACCCTGGGCTCCGCGCATCCGACGTTCCCCTCGACATCACCACTGTGGCCGACAACGCCCGGTTCCTGGAGGACATCGGATACAGCGGACTGGTCGTCGAAGAGACAAAGGACGATCCATTCACCCTGCTGACGCTTGCAGCGGCCGCGACCTCGCGACTCCATCTGACAACCGGTGTCACCATCGCCTTTCCCCGCAGCCCAACTGTCATGGCGTTGAACGCGTGGACACTGCAGAAACTGTCGAAAGGCCGGTTCACCCTTGGCCTCGGTTCACAGGTGCGCGGTCACATCCAGCGTCGCTACGGCATGGAATGGGCTCCGCCCGGTCCCTGGATGCGGGACTACGTGGCCGCTGTCCGCGCGGTCTGGGACTGCTGGCAGTCCGGCGCGCCGCTGAACTACGAAGGCGAGCACTACAAACTGTCCCTGATGGTTCCGTTGTTCAATGCGGGTCCGATCGAACATCCGAACATCCCGATTCACCTCGCGTCGGTCAACAAGTACATGTGCGGTGTTGCCGGCGAGGTTGCCGATGGCATACGCCCGCATCCGGTCTGCACACCGTCCTACATCGCCGAGGTGATGCTGCCCGCGGTACGTAAAGGTGCGGCCAAGTCCGGGCGCGATCTGGACTCGTTCCGAGTGTGCATGAAACCGCTGGTGGCCTCGGCGCGCACCGAAGAAGAACTCACCCCGAAGATTCGCGATGCGCGTGCCCGGATTGCGTTCTACGCCTCGACGCCCGGGTACGCAGCGGCTTTCCAACATCTGGGACTCGACGAATTGGCGGCCGAGGCGAAGACCCTGTCGAAAGCTCAACGCTGGGAGGAACTCCCGGTTCTCATCGACGATCAGATCCTCGATCAGTTCGCGGTCATCGGAACCCACGACGAGATAGGCCAGAAGCTGCTCGACCGCTACGGCGATCACGTCACCGACATCGAGTTCTCCATCGCGGTCCACGACGACCACGACCGGCAGGTCCTCGCCGACCTCGCTGCGACGTTGGAGCGAGCTGACGGAAGCGCTGCACGCGCGGCGATCAGAGGCGAGCTATCCGGAGCCGGAGCGTAAGTCGCCATGAGCAACGATCCGGTACGGAACGAAAGTGTCGAGCTGACCGCCGCCGAGGTTGCTGCCCTGACGGACTGGCTGGCATCCTCTGGCATCGGGGCCGGCGACGTTTCCGGTGTGCGGCCCGTCGGGGGTGGAACGCAGAACATCATGGTTCAGTTCGATCTTGAACCCAGCACCTACATCTTGCGCAGAGGACCACGGCACCTGAGGCCGCGTAGCAACGACGCCATCCTCAGAGAAAGTCGGGTGCTCAACGCGCTCGCCGGCACCAGAGTTCCCCACCCGAGGACCGTCGCAGTCTGCGACGACCCGACGGTGCTCGGGGATGCTGTGTTCTACCTCATGGAACGCGTGGATGGCTTCAACCCGAGTTTGGAGCTGCCGGCACTGCATGCCGGGAGTGCGCAAGTACGCCGAGACATGGGTCTGCACCTGATGGACGCGCTCGCTGCACTGGGTGAAATCGACTATCTGTCTGCCGGTCTCGATGGGTTCGGTAAGCCGCAGGGATTCCTGGAACGGCAGGTTCCGCGGTGGATGGCAGAACTGAACAGTTTTGACCAATTCGACGGTTACGGCGGCCCCCAGATCCCAGGAGTCGACCGCGTCGCCTCGTGGCTGGAAGCCAACCTGCCACAGACGTGGCGACCGGGCATCCTGCACGGCGACTTCCACTTCGCCAACGCGATGTTCAAGCATGACAGCGCCGAGGTCGCGGCCATCGTCGACTGGGAGATGTCCACCATCGGGGATCCGCTCCTAGACCTGGGTTGGGTTCTCGCGACCTGGCAACTGCCCGGTGTTCCGGGCATGTTCGGCACCGGACTCATGAGTCAGACCGGACTGGCGACGCCTGAAGAACTGGTCGCACGCTACGCAGCGGGTAGTGACCGAAACCTCGACGCGATTGCTTGGTACGTCGTCCTGGCGTGCTTCAAACTCGGCATCGTCCTGGAGGGCACGCACGCCCGCGCGTGTGCCGGCCTGGCACCGGAGAAGACCGGCGAGGAACTACACCAGACCACCGTGCTCCTGTTCGAGCGCGCAATCAACACGATTAAGGAGCACCAATGATCGACTTCTCCGTTCCCGCCTCAGTCACGGCGCTGGCCGAGGAGATCCGGCAGTTCGTGACGGAGGAGATTATTCCGTTCGAAACCGATCCACGCCTCACCGCCCACGGTCCTTCCGACGAACTGCGCCAGGAGCTCGTGGAGTTGGCGCGCAAGCGCGGGCTTCTGACGTTCCAGGCACCGACCCGGCATGGAGGTCGGGAACCGTCGCATGTGGACCAGGCGGTGCTGTACGAAGCAGCAGGATGGTCCACCCTCGGACCCGTCGCCTTGAACTGCGCAGCCCCGGATGAGGGGAACATGTTCCTGCTCAACAAGATCGCCAATGACGAGCAGTCGGCGAAGTTCCTCGAGCCGGTGATCGCGGGCCACCAGCGATCGGTGTTCGCGATGACCGAGCCCGGCGGTGCGGGATCTGACCCGGGCCAGCTGAAGACCACCGCGACATTCGACGGAACCACCTACACGATCAATGGAA
It encodes the following:
- a CDS encoding phosphotransferase family protein: MSNDPVRNESVELTAAEVAALTDWLASSGIGAGDVSGVRPVGGGTQNIMVQFDLEPSTYILRRGPRHLRPRSNDAILRESRVLNALAGTRVPHPRTVAVCDDPTVLGDAVFYLMERVDGFNPSLELPALHAGSAQVRRDMGLHLMDALAALGEIDYLSAGLDGFGKPQGFLERQVPRWMAELNSFDQFDGYGGPQIPGVDRVASWLEANLPQTWRPGILHGDFHFANAMFKHDSAEVAAIVDWEMSTIGDPLLDLGWVLATWQLPGVPGMFGTGLMSQTGLATPEELVARYAAGSDRNLDAIAWYVVLACFKLGIVLEGTHARACAGLAPEKTGEELHQTTVLLFERAINTIKEHQ
- the paaK gene encoding phenylacetate--CoA ligase PaaK; this encodes MTKYRTVDSAECINLGQLRELQLQRLRRTLHHAYTNVPFYRHKFNELGVHPDDCRSLDDLAKFPTTTKADLRDNYPFGMFAVPQDQVRRIHASSGTTGEPTVVGYTANDIETWSNLVARCITAAGGRAGHKIHIAYGYGLFTGGLGAHYGAEKLGCTVIPASGGMTARQVRIIKDFEPDIIMVTPSYMLTLLDEFDRQGLDARETSLSIGILGAEPWTEEMRSEIESRTGIDALDTYGLSEVMGPGVAQEFRDTKDGPHIWEDHFIPEVLDPATGAVLDDGVEGDLTFTSLTKEAFPVIRYRTRDLTTLLPGTACENFRRIARVAGRSDDMIVLRGVNLFPTQIEELVVRSSDLSPHFRLILSKSGRLDRLAVEVEMRGDRTAEAGVRAAAELEASIKNSIGVSAAVAIVESGSLPRSDGKINRVVDQRR
- the pgi gene encoding glucose-6-phosphate isomerase — protein: MGTGDITATLPWEALVRHREAIASKNLRELFADDPARGTELTLTVGDLYIDYSKHRVTRETLALLVDLANAADLVGGRDAMFAGTHINTSEDRAVLHTALRLPRDASLTVDGQDVVADVHSVLDAMGDFTERLRSGQWTGATGERITTVVNIGIGGSDLGPVMVYDALRHYADAGIAARFVSNVDPADLVAKLDGLNPATTLFIVASKTFSTLETLTNATAARRWLTAELGDDAVSKHFVAVSTNAKLVEEFGIDTANMFGFWDWVGGRYSVDSAIGLSVMAVIGRERFAEFLAGFHLVDEHFRTAPLAENAPALLGLIGLWYNNFFDAQSRAVLPYSNDLSRFAAYLQQLTMESNGKSVQADGSPVTTDTGEIYWGEPGTNGQHAFYQLLHQGTRLIPADFIGFSEPTDDLPTADGTGSMHDLLMSNFFAQTQVLAFGKTAEEIAAEGTAADVVPHKVMPGNRPTTSILATKLTPSVVGQLIALYEHQVFTEGVIWGIDSFDQWGVELGKTQAKALLPVITEAASPAPQSDTSTDALVRQYRTQRGRTP
- a CDS encoding AraC family transcriptional regulator: MPTSSSHYFKETIKGAERRGIDADLLLRDVGLTRREVFDPAWRGDVTLLARLVQLVWYALDDEHMGFLARPAKPGIFALMTHTLIAEQSVEQALRKGVLFYNLTQHESMEMALSKTPTTVRLEIRFLEPDLDPTHYFLEFWATIWYRLVGWLAGGVPPLREATFSYPRPAHYAHELAYIFRCPHIFDSTATTLVFDREFLQKPIVRDRAELKRFLSLAPLGFMTVPEDEFSTARQVRAALLAGHALPLNFPPLPEVARQLTMTEQTMRRRLRDESTSYRAIKENIRRDIAVHRLLSTSMAVERIGELVGYREARAFTRAFKQWTGDSPTAYRDRLAKQFRTPDSEA
- the fgd gene encoding glucose-6-phosphate dehydrogenase (coenzyme-F420); translated protein: MAELKLGYKASAEQFAPRELVELGVAAEEHGMDSATVSDHFQPWRHEGGHAPWSLAWMTAVGERTKRLQLGTSVLTPTFRYNPAVIAQAFATMGCLYPNRIFLGVGTGEALNEIATGYEGEWPEFKERYARLRESVRLMRELWLGDRVDFEGEYYKTKGASIYDVPEGGIPIYIAAGGPQVAKYAGRAGDGFICTSGKGEELYKDKLIPAMREGAEAAGKNPDDVDRMIEIKISYDTDPQAALENTRFWAPLSLSAEQKHSIDDPIEMEKAADALPIEQVAKRWIVASDPDEAVAKVKDYVDWGLNHLVFHAPGHDQRRFLELFQRDLEPRLRKLG
- a CDS encoding TIGR03617 family F420-dependent LLM class oxidoreductase; the encoded protein is MRIETLLPLGKVDPGLRASDVPLDITTVADNARFLEDIGYSGLVVEETKDDPFTLLTLAAAATSRLHLTTGVTIAFPRSPTVMALNAWTLQKLSKGRFTLGLGSQVRGHIQRRYGMEWAPPGPWMRDYVAAVRAVWDCWQSGAPLNYEGEHYKLSLMVPLFNAGPIEHPNIPIHLASVNKYMCGVAGEVADGIRPHPVCTPSYIAEVMLPAVRKGAAKSGRDLDSFRVCMKPLVASARTEEELTPKIRDARARIAFYASTPGYAAAFQHLGLDELAAEAKTLSKAQRWEELPVLIDDQILDQFAVIGTHDEIGQKLLDRYGDHVTDIEFSIAVHDDHDRQVLADLAATLERADGSAARAAIRGELSGAGA
- a CDS encoding MFS transporter, which translates into the protein MPAESTANRPPAPELAATAETPAPTSSPLKAAIASLVGTSIEWYDYFVYGLAAALVFGPLFFPTYSAGAGTLAAFATYSVGFLARRLGGVVMGHFGDKIGRKSMLVTSLLLMGFSTVGIGLLPTYETIGVWAPILLVSLRFLQGFGVGGEWSGAVLIAVEHAPAARRTFYGSFPQMGVPAGLILANVVFLAVTAAISPEAFISWGWRIPFLGSAILIIVGLVLRLKLDETPAFKTVMNERAEPRLPIVAVIRDHWSEVGLIAGAFIGINAVAYIFMAYLLNYSTTALNLDRTVILIVSLLAAGVWLVVTPVAAGLSDRIGRRRVLTIGSAALCAWALVLFPLVDTRSTAAIVLVMVGVAVAMGIVYGPMAALFAGLFPAEIRYSGASIGYQIGSILGGGIAPTVATGLYTATNTSLSITIYLGVVTTLSLLCLTALTRQTRPTWTN